AAGACATTTCCAAAACTTAAAGCAGCCGAGTCATGCATCTGGTCTAAGATGCCTTTTGATTCAGGCCAATAAAAAGCATATGCTGAGAGCACCAAGGTGCCTTTAAGAATAGCTCTTTGTCAGGTCTCAGTGCCTCTCCTAAACAGCTTGTGCTTCAGACATTTCATATGCCAGCCAGCATTTCCTCCCATTCATAGCCAGATCAGCTTCAAAGGGCGAAGATGATGTCACAAGACTGAAACTATTACCATTTATGGCGTGCCTTATAAAAAtgaattgctttctttttcttttttaaatgtcatttcatACGTACAATCAACACGTTTCTGATTTTAAGTtatacaaatgtgttttatggtacaattttttttaaagttattcacCCGTATGTGCCTGCACTCACATTTAGCCTGTGAATGAGCTTGTGTTTATTAAACACATGTTTACTTTTCTAGCTGTTCCAAAATTTGACTCTGGGTGTCTTGACGTCAGGATCCCTTCAGGTCTCCAgcagaataaaaacatatttcactCTGACTTCCCAGGCGGTTTCGAAATATGAAAACAGCTTAATATATCTTCTATATCAGACTTCAGTTTGGAGCTAGTGTTTTCTTCATAGCTTTCTTGATATTAAATCTGACAACAAACAATCTTCATCAATGAgaaaatcacgtcttaaaacccacttttattccttggcttttaacctcagtgagacttagtttcttttttaatgcagtagttatttaattaatgatttcactcttcttttatttgttttttatttatatctcatgtaattttattttacagttccaatgtacagcactttgtgtcagctgtggttgttttaaagtgctttataaataaagttgatgatgatgatgatgatgaatgagGCTGGTTGGTTATAAAATGAGCTCCGTGATTTATTGCAGATCTGGAGGAGAGTTGGTCCTCTGAGCTGCAAACACCATCGACGTTACTACTGAATAGTGCATATAGCCACCTAGTGGTAGTGTTGGTGATGAGTAAGGCTGTTGTCTGTTTTTACTGAACTGGGAATCTTATAATAGGGGCTTATGCTGTAGTGCCGGTCATTCGGATTCTTACCACAGATCATGGTGGAGCTTTCCATTTCTATAGCTTTTCGCCCCTCTCtgtaacattttaatttgcaagCCTTAATCTTAATTTTGAAATCAGATGAATGTATATTTTCAAGACCACAGCCTCTTAATTGAGAAagaatgatttttgttttgggaTGTTACTTTGACCAGTGAGATCCTTATATTTTAGATCCTGTTGTTGGTCGCTACTATTCCCTTCTTCAGCTGACGTTTCTTTTTCAATGGACTTTTTGTGAACTGTTCTATATGATTTAGATAAGTGGAAACATTTGCTTCCCTCTCACACTCATATCCTGCTTTCAGAGGGGGAAATGTATGGGTGATTGAGATTCAAAGAACGAGTTCCTTTCTTTATTATTAAGGAAACATTTTTGAGCAGGGTTATGTCTTGCCACTGGTGAGGACTCACGGAAGACTTAAAGACCCTCCAGGTGACTCTTTCAGCTATTGCATGACTGCACAACTCTGACGCATCTGCGGAGGACGAGACTGCAGCAATGGAAAGTATTTCAAATGAAAGTGACATTTGGCAATTCAATGAATCTTGGAGGAACTCGAGTCTCATTAACGGAACCGGTGGTTTGAATCAGACAAACCCCTTGAAGCGGAATGAAGAAGTGGCGAGGGTGGAGGTGACTGTGCTCGCCTTGGTCCTCTTTCTGGCGCTCGCGGGTAACCTGTGCGTCCTGTTGGCTATCCACACAACCAAACACAGCCAGTCTCGTATGTATTATTTTATGAAACACCTGAGCATCGCCGATCTGGTTGTGGCGATATTTCAAGTTCTCCCTCAACTTATCTGGGACATTACATTTCGGTTCTATGGACCAGACATCTTGTGCCGGTTGGTGAAATACCTGCAGGTCGTTGGGATGTTCGCCTCCACTTATATGTTAGTTTTGATGTCTATAGACAGGTGTTTGGCAATTTGTCAGCCCCTCCGTTCTTTGCACAGGAGAAAAGACCGTTTATATGTCATATTTTCCTGGATCCTGAGTCTGCTCTTCAGTATCCCCCAGATGTTCATCTTTTCCCTGAGGGAGGTTGGCTCGGCCGGGTCAGGGGTGTATGACTGCTGGGGCGACTTCGTGAAACCTTGGGGAGCCAAAGCTTACATCACATGGATCAGCCTTACCATATACATAATTCCAGTGGCCATACTGAGCATTTGTTATGGGTTAATAAGCTTTAAAATATGGCAAAACTTTAAACTGAAAACCAGACGGGAGCAGTGCATAAACCTGACGCCTAAAACCACCAAAAGCAACACACTGGCCCGTGTAAGCAGCGTAAAGCTCATCTCCAAGGCGAAGATCACGACAGTGAAGATGACTTTTGTGATCGTGGTGGCTTACATCGTCTGCTGGACCCCCTTTTTCTCAGTTCAGATGTGGTCTGCGTGGGATCCAGCAGCCCCCCGTGAGGGTAGGATCAATGTTTAAGTTTAATAATATGCCAAGTGCGCGGCAGTGCGCAAAGGATATCGTACTCCACGCGTCCTTACGCACTTACATTAATTTAAAACATGCTATTCCCATCACTCCGTTACGCACCATCCACACAGTAtttacaaatgacaataaaatatatttatttatttatttatttttaatctgttcCTCGTTAATTTGTGCACCAGAGCTCGAGTTAGTTGAAACAGactgagaaagaaaacacaatttaagCCGTGCGTGCT
This DNA window, taken from Astatotilapia calliptera chromosome 5, fAstCal1.2, whole genome shotgun sequence, encodes the following:
- the oxtra gene encoding oxytocin receptor — encoded protein: MESISNESDIWQFNESWRNSSLINGTGGLNQTNPLKRNEEVARVEVTVLALVLFLALAGNLCVLLAIHTTKHSQSRMYYFMKHLSIADLVVAIFQVLPQLIWDITFRFYGPDILCRLVKYLQVVGMFASTYMLVLMSIDRCLAICQPLRSLHRRKDRLYVIFSWILSLLFSIPQMFIFSLREVGSAGSGVYDCWGDFVKPWGAKAYITWISLTIYIIPVAILSICYGLISFKIWQNFKLKTRREQCINLTPKTTKSNTLARVSSVKLISKAKITTVKMTFVIVVAYIVCWTPFFSVQMWSAWDPAAPREAMPFIISMLLASLNSCCNPWIYMCFAGHLFQDLRQNLLCCSTRYLKSSQCHCERDFNSSHKSNSSTFAIKSTSSQRSITQTSTT